One segment of Primulina tabacum isolate GXHZ01 chromosome 6, ASM2559414v2, whole genome shotgun sequence DNA contains the following:
- the LOC142548703 gene encoding nicotinamide/nicotinic acid mononucleotide adenylyltransferase-like isoform X1 — MATTEMKSVECISASYDVADEELQSLVSSRPPLMSALDSALPRDKLTLKSINQNGLSSSERQRNVYVVLVATGSFNPPTYMHLRCFELSRDALNSQGFCVIGGYISPVNDAYKKKGLLPAQHRVTMCDLACRSSNFIMVDSWEASQDTYQRTLTVLSRVRTSLCESGCISHESLKVMLLCGSDLLESFTVPGVWIREQVKTICRDFGLVCIRRDGQDVENIVLNDDILNEFKDNIKIVDEVVPNGISSTGLRDCISRRQSVKYLTADEVIDYIQQNNLYTRRTEDYPING, encoded by the exons ATGGCAACAACTGAAATGAAAAGCGTTGAATGCATCTCGGCATCGTATGACGTTGCAGATGAAGAGTTGCAATCATTAGTGTCATCCCGCCCCCCTTTGATGTCAGCTCTTGATTCGG CACTGCCGCGGGATAAATTAACCTTGAAATCCATCAATCAAAATGGTTTATCCAGCTCTGAGAGACA GAGAAATGTTTATGTGGTACTGGTTGCAACTGGAAGTTTCAATCCTCCAACATACATGCACTTGCGTTGTTTTG AGCTTTCAAGAGACGCATTAAATTCGCAAGGGTTTTGTGTCATTGGTGGTTATATCTCACCTGTAAATGATGCATACAAAAAGAAG GGTCTTCTACCTGCTCAACATCGTGTTACCATGTGTGATCTCGCTTGTAGAAGTTCTAACTTTATTATGGTGGATTCATGGGAG GCAAGTCAGGATACCTACCAGCGCACATTAACAGTTTTGTCTAGAGTTAGGACTTCTCTATGCGAGAGCGGATGTATATCCCATG AGTCTCTGAAAGTCATGCTTCTTTGTGGTTCTGATCTATTAGAATCTTTCACCGTTCCTGGAGTTTGGATTCGTGAACAG GTAAAAACTATATGTAGAGACTTTGGGTTGGTTTGCATCCGTAGAGATGGTCAAGACGTCGAGAATATCGTATtgaatgatgatattttgaatgaATTCAAG GATAATATCAAGATTGTCGATGAAGTTGTACCAAATGGGATCAGTTCGACAGGCTTGAG AGATTGCATTTCAAGACGGCAGTCGGTGAAATATTTGACAGCAGATGAAGTAATCGATTATATCCAACAAAATAACTTGTACACAAGACGCACAGAAGATTATCCTATCAACGGATAA
- the LOC142548703 gene encoding nicotinamide/nicotinic acid mononucleotide adenylyltransferase-like isoform X2, whose translation MATTEMKSVECISASYDVADEELQSLVSSRPPLMSALDSALPRDKLTLKSINQNGLSSSERQRNVYVVLVATGSFNPPTYMHLRCFELSRDALNSQGFCVIGGYISPVNDAYKKKGLLPAQHRVTMCDLACRSSNFIMVDSWEASQDTYQRTLTVLSRVRTSLCESGCISHESLKVMLLCGSDLLESFTVPGVWIREQVKTICRDFGLVCIRRDGQDVENIVLNDDILNEFKDNIKIVDEVVPNGISSTGLSFHAQRLHFKTAVGEIFDSR comes from the exons ATGGCAACAACTGAAATGAAAAGCGTTGAATGCATCTCGGCATCGTATGACGTTGCAGATGAAGAGTTGCAATCATTAGTGTCATCCCGCCCCCCTTTGATGTCAGCTCTTGATTCGG CACTGCCGCGGGATAAATTAACCTTGAAATCCATCAATCAAAATGGTTTATCCAGCTCTGAGAGACA GAGAAATGTTTATGTGGTACTGGTTGCAACTGGAAGTTTCAATCCTCCAACATACATGCACTTGCGTTGTTTTG AGCTTTCAAGAGACGCATTAAATTCGCAAGGGTTTTGTGTCATTGGTGGTTATATCTCACCTGTAAATGATGCATACAAAAAGAAG GGTCTTCTACCTGCTCAACATCGTGTTACCATGTGTGATCTCGCTTGTAGAAGTTCTAACTTTATTATGGTGGATTCATGGGAG GCAAGTCAGGATACCTACCAGCGCACATTAACAGTTTTGTCTAGAGTTAGGACTTCTCTATGCGAGAGCGGATGTATATCCCATG AGTCTCTGAAAGTCATGCTTCTTTGTGGTTCTGATCTATTAGAATCTTTCACCGTTCCTGGAGTTTGGATTCGTGAACAG GTAAAAACTATATGTAGAGACTTTGGGTTGGTTTGCATCCGTAGAGATGGTCAAGACGTCGAGAATATCGTATtgaatgatgatattttgaatgaATTCAAG GATAATATCAAGATTGTCGATGAAGTTGTACCAAATGGGATCAGTTCGACAGGCTTGAG TTTCCATGCCCAGAGATTGCATTTCAAGACGGCAGTCGGTGAAATATTTGACAGCAGATGA